The following are encoded together in the Variovorax sp. PBS-H4 genome:
- the secG gene encoding preprotein translocase subunit SecG, which translates to MNVVLNILVGVQMLAALAMIGLILIQHGKGADMGAAFGSGSAGSLFGASGSANFLSRTTGVLAAVFFACTLLLAYFSHARPTGGGSLLERAAVGAPAPAPAPAASGPASQIPSGNAQVAPAAGAPAPATPASGATQIPTK; encoded by the coding sequence ATGAACGTGGTCCTCAACATCCTCGTGGGCGTGCAGATGCTCGCAGCGCTCGCGATGATCGGGCTGATCCTGATCCAGCACGGCAAGGGCGCCGACATGGGTGCCGCATTCGGCAGCGGCAGCGCAGGGAGCCTGTTCGGTGCGAGCGGAAGCGCGAACTTCCTGTCGCGCACCACCGGTGTGCTGGCTGCGGTCTTCTTCGCGTGCACCCTGCTGCTGGCCTACTTCAGCCATGCGCGCCCAACCGGCGGGGGCAGCTTGCTCGAACGGGCCGCCGTCGGCGCGCCAGCACCGGCACCCGCGCCTGCAGCATCGGGGCCGGCCTCGCAGATTCCGTCAGGCAACGCGCAGGTCGCGCCGGCCGCCGGTGCACCGGCGCCGGCAACGCCGGCCTCAGGCGCTACACAGATCCCGACCAAGTGA
- a CDS encoding NADH-quinone oxidoreductase subunit A produces MNLDSYLPVLLFILVGVGVGVAPQVLGYILGPNRPDAQKNSPYECGFEAFEDARMKFDVRYYLVAILFILFDLEIAFLFPWAIALKQIGPVGFWAMMIFLAILVVGFVYEWKKGALDWE; encoded by the coding sequence ATGAACCTCGATTCCTACCTCCCCGTCCTGTTGTTCATTCTGGTCGGAGTCGGTGTAGGCGTAGCGCCTCAGGTTCTCGGTTACATCCTCGGCCCCAACCGGCCGGATGCCCAAAAGAATTCGCCTTACGAATGCGGCTTCGAGGCCTTCGAAGACGCGCGCATGAAGTTCGACGTGCGCTATTACCTCGTGGCGATTCTCTTCATCCTTTTCGATCTCGAAATCGCCTTTCTCTTCCCGTGGGCGATCGCGCTCAAGCAGATCGGTCCGGTCGGCTTCTGGGCCATGATGATTTTTCTCGCCATCCTTGTCGTGGGCTTCGTCTACGAATGGAAAAAGGGTGCGCTCGATTGGGAATGA
- a CDS encoding NuoB/complex I 20 kDa subunit family protein produces MAIEGVMKEGFITTTYDSVVNWAKTGSLWPMTFGLACCAVEMMHAGAARYDIDRFGMLFRPSPRQSDLMIVAGTLCNKMAPALRKVYDQMPEPRWVLSMGSCANGGGYYHYSYSVVRGCDRIVPVDVYVPGCPPTAEALLYGIIQLQQKIRRTNTIARA; encoded by the coding sequence ATGGCCATTGAAGGCGTCATGAAAGAAGGCTTCATCACCACGACCTATGACTCGGTCGTGAACTGGGCCAAGACGGGATCGCTCTGGCCGATGACCTTCGGCTTGGCTTGCTGCGCGGTGGAGATGATGCATGCGGGCGCGGCCCGCTACGACATCGACCGCTTCGGCATGTTGTTTCGTCCGAGTCCGCGCCAGTCCGATCTGATGATCGTTGCCGGCACGCTGTGCAACAAGATGGCGCCCGCCCTGCGCAAGGTCTACGACCAGATGCCCGAGCCGCGCTGGGTACTCTCGATGGGTTCGTGCGCCAACGGCGGCGGCTACTACCACTACAGCTATTCGGTCGTGCGCGGCTGCGACCGCATCGTGCCGGTCGATGTCTATGTGCCGGGTTGCCCGCCCACTGCCGAGGCGCTGCTTTACGGGATCATCCAGCTGCAGCAGAAGATTCGCCGCACCAACACGATCGCGCGTGCCTGA
- a CDS encoding NADH-quinone oxidoreductase subunit C: protein MTDFAISPEALHAQITETLGDKAKSVTIALGEVTVVVPAAGYLEAARLLRDAPGCKFEQLIDLCGMDYSDYREGEWEGERFCVVSHLLSVSLNQRVRLKVFVPNEDLPVVDSLTGIWSAATWFEREAFDLYGIVFEGHDDLRRILTDYGFIGHPFRKDFPVSGHVEMRYDAEQKRVIYQPVSIEPREITPRVIREDNYGGLH, encoded by the coding sequence ATGACCGACTTTGCGATTTCTCCCGAGGCATTGCACGCCCAGATTACCGAAACGCTCGGCGACAAGGCCAAGAGCGTGACCATCGCGCTCGGCGAAGTGACGGTAGTGGTTCCTGCCGCCGGGTACCTCGAGGCCGCACGGCTGTTGCGCGATGCGCCCGGCTGCAAGTTCGAGCAGCTGATCGACCTCTGCGGCATGGACTATTCCGACTACCGAGAAGGCGAGTGGGAAGGCGAGCGCTTCTGCGTGGTTTCCCACCTGCTGTCCGTCAGCCTCAATCAGCGCGTGCGTCTCAAGGTCTTCGTGCCCAACGAGGATCTGCCCGTCGTCGATTCCCTGACCGGCATCTGGAGCGCGGCGACCTGGTTCGAGCGAGAGGCTTTCGATCTCTACGGCATCGTCTTCGAGGGTCACGACGACCTTCGCCGAATCCTGACCGACTACGGCTTCATCGGCCATCCCTTCCGCAAGGATTTCCCGGTCTCAGGCCACGTCGAGATGCGATACGACGCGGAGCAGAAGCGCGTGATCTACCAGCCGGTCTCGATCGAGCCGCGCGAAATCACCCCGCGCGTGATTCGCGAAGACAACTACGGCGGATTGCACTGA